The Bradyrhizobium sp. WSM471 genome includes the window ATGTGAACGATGACGGCGGCAGCCTGCGAATTCTCCAGCCGTTCGAGCGCCTGCGTGCGGTCGGAATCGCTGCGGATCAGGCCGTCGATCTGGACCCGTGCGATCGAGCCGGCGGACGCGAACGTGCCGCGCGCACCCGGCGTCGCGACCAGCGCGAAGCCTGCGATCGCCGCGATCGCGATCAGCGCGGCCAATACGCGCCAGAACGTCAGCTTGCGGCGGATCCTGCGGCGATCGACGATGATGTCCGAATCGAGCGACATCTCAATATCTCCAAATGAAAGGCCAGGCGCGTTGTGCCGTCGCAGCGTCACCATTGACTTATCTGGATACATCAATTGCGGCGCAATTAGAAGAAAACAAGGCCCTGCCGCGTAACCCGGATGGAGTCCGTAGCCCGGATGGAGCGAAGCGCAATCCGGGAAAATCCCGCCGGCGCACGAATCCCGGATTTCGCTTCGCTCCATCCAGGCTACGGCCTCAACAACAAAAAAGCCCCGGCTCGCGCCGGGGCTTTGATGCAGCGAAACCTGCGTTTCGCTTACTTGGTGTCGCGGTTCTTGAGCGCGGTGCCGAGGATGTCGCCGAGCGTCGCTCCCGAATCGGAGGAGCCGTACTGCGCGATGGCTTCCTTTTCTTCGGCGACTTCGAGCGCCTTGATCGACACCTGGACCTTGCGGGCCTTCTTGTCGAACTGGATCACGCGGGCATCGACCTTCTCGCCGACGGCAAAGCGTTCGGCGCGCTGATCGTTGCGGTCACGGGCGAGCTCCGAGCGCTTCACGAAGGTGGTGAAGTCGGTACCGGTGATCTTCACCTCGATCCCGCTCTCCTTCACGTCGATCACTTCGCAGGTCACGACAGCACCCTTCTTGACATCGCCCGGCTCGGCGAAGGGGTCGCCTTCGAGCTGTTTGATTCCAAGAGAAATGCGCTCCTTCTCGACGTCCACATCGAGCACCACGGCCTTCACCATGTCGCCCTTCTTGTAGTTGTCGATCACCTGCTCGCCCGGCTGCTTCCAGTCGAGGTCGGAGAGATGGACCATGCCGTCGACGTCGCCCTCGAGGCCCAGGAACAGACCGAACTCGGTCTTGTTCTTGACCTCGCCCTCGACCGTCGAACCGGTCGGGTGACCTTCGACGAAGACCTCCCACGGGTTGCGCATGGTCTGCTTGAGGCCGAGCGAGATGCGGCGCTTGACGGAATCGACTTCCAGCACCTGCACTTCGACTTCCTGCGAGGTCGAAACGATCTTGCCGGGGTGCATGTTCTTCTTGGTCCACGACATCTCGGAGACGTGGATCAGGCCTTCGATGCCCGGCTCGAGCTCGACGAACGCGCCGTAGTCGGTGATGTTGGTGACGCGACCGGTGAAGCGGGCACCCAGCGGGTACTTGGCTTCGATGCCCTGCCACGGATCGTCCAACAGCTGCTTCATGCCCAGCGAGATGCGGTGCGTCTCGTGGTTGATCTTGATGATCTTGACCTTCACGGTCTGGCCGATCGAGAGCACCTCGGTCGGATGGTTGACGCGGCGCCACGCGATATCGGTGACGTGCAGCAGACCATCGATGCCGCCGAGATCAACGAACGCACCGTAATCGGTGATGTTCTTGACCACGCCGTCGATGACCTGACCTTCTTCGAGGTTCTGCACCAGCTCCTGACGCTGCTCGGCGCGGGTCTCTTCGAGAACGGTGCGGCGGGACACCACGATGTTGCCGCGGCGACGGTCCATCTTGAGGATCTGGAACGGCTGCGAGTTGTTCATCAGCGGCGCAACGTCGCGGATCGGACGGATATCGACCTGCGAACGCGGCAGGAAGGCCACGGCACCGTCGAGGTCGACGGTGAAGCCGCCCTTGACCTGGTTGAAGATGACGCCGTTGACCTTCTCGTTGTTCTGGAAGGCCTTCTCGAGCTTGCCCCAGCTCTCTTCGCGGCGCGCCTTGTCGCGCGACAGCACGGCTTCGCCGAGGGCGTTCTCGATCCGGTCGAGGAACACTTCCACCTCGTCGCCGACCTTGAGCTCGCTGTCGCGGCCGGGGCCGGAAAATTCGCGCAGGGCAACGCGGCCCTCGGTCTTCAGGCCGACGTCGATGACGGCCATGTCCTTTTCGATTGCAACAACCTTGCCCTTGATGACTGAGCTTTCCTGCAGGTTGCCGCCTGCAAAGGACTCGTCGAGCATCGCGGCGAAATCGTCGCGCGACGGGCTATAGGTATCAGCAGAAGTCGAAGCCATTTGTTCTCCAGTTGCGGATGTCGTGCCGGCCGTTGGGTTCTTGGGCGCATCGTACGCGCAGTGTCGGAAGGTCCGCAGAACCTTCGAGCGACCGCTCGCTGCTCCGACCTGGAGGGCGGAACAGCGGAAGCGGGCCGGCTGAGGCCCGCGCGTTCGATACGTGGAAATCTTTTGTCCGGAGCCTGGATCGCGTCGGCCCCAAGCAGGGACCGAGAGTATCGACCTCAAAGAGCGGGAGCGGGCGCTTCCTCCAATGACGGCAGCGGCTTAACCCCGCGACCGGCCCGCTCGGACAGCCTCGATAATGTCGATGGCGGCCCGGACGCCGCCTTCTATATCCAGTTGGGAGTTATCTAGCAAGTAAGCATCCGCGGCCGGTTTTAAAGGCGCAATCGCCCGGTTCTTGTCGCGTTCGTCGCGCTGGATGATGTCGGCGAGCACGGCGGCCTCGTCGGCCTCCTCGCCCCGTGCCTTGGCCTCCATGGTCCGGCGGCGGGCACGGACCTTGGGATCGGCGACGACGAATATCTTCACGTCGGCATGGGGGCAGATCACTGTTCCAATATCCCGCCCATCGAGCACGGCGCCGGGCGGATCGGCGGCGAATTGTCGCTGAAAGTTGATCAGGGCCTCGCGCACCCTTGGGATCGCCGAGACGATGGAGGCGCCCTCGCCGGCCTTCTGGGTCTTCAGGGCGGGATTGCCAAACTTTTCGGGATCGAGTTCCAGCGCCGCAGCGACCGCTGCCGCCTCGTCCCGGAGATCATGACCGGACTGCATCAGGGAATAGGCCACCGCGCGATAGATCACGCCGGTATCAAGATGACGGTAGCCGTAATGGTGGGCTAGGCGCTTGCCGAGGGTGCCCTTGCCCGACGCCGCGGGCCCGTCGATGGCGATGATCATGAAAACTCAGCCCCAAGCGAACGCATCATCGGGATGAAATCCGGAAAACTGGTGGCGATGAAGGCGGTGTCATCGACGGTCACCGGCTGGTCGGAAGCGCAGCCCATCACCAGCGCGGACATCGCGATGCGATGGTCCATGTGGGTGGCCACAACGCCGCCGCCGGGCACGTGGCCGCGGCCCTCGACGATCAAATCGTCGCCGGAGACCTCGACCTTCACGCCGTTGACGCGGAGCATGGCGGCAGTGGCTTCGAGACGGTCGGATTCCTTGACGCGCAGCTCCTGGAGGCCGCGCATGATGGTCGTACCCTCGGCGAAGGCGGCCGCCACCGCCAGCACCAGATATTCGTCGATCATCGACGGTGCGCGCTCCGGCGGCACCTCGACACCGCGCAGTTTCGAGGCGCGTACGCGCAGCTTCGCCATCGGCTCGCCGGCGTCGCCGCGAACTTCACTTTCCTCGATCGAGGCACCCATTTCGCGCAGCGTGGTGAAAAGACCCGTCCGCAGCGGATTGGTCATGACATCGGACAGGACGATTTCGGATCCTTCGACGATCAGCGCAGCAACGATGGGGAACGCCGCCGACGAGGGATCGGCGGGCACGACCACATTGGCACCATGCAGCTCAGGCTGCCCCACGAGCGTGATACGGCGGCCGTGCTGACCTTCCCGTACCGAGGTGATCTCGGCGCCGAAATGCTTGAGCATCAGCTCGGTGTGGTCGCGACTGGCCTCGGTCTCGATGACGGTCGTGGCGCCCGGCGCGGCCAAACCCGCGAGCAGCACGGCGGATTTGATCTGGGCCGAGGCGACCGGGGTCTTGTAGGTGATCGGCAGCGGATCGCGCGCACCCTGGACGGTCAGCGGCAGACGGCCGCCCTCGCCACCGGAGACCACCTTCGCACCCATCTTTTCGAGAGGGTCCAGGATCCGGCGCATGGGCCGGCTCCGCAGCGAGGCATCGCCGTCGAAAATCGCAGAGATCGGGCAGCCCGCGACGGCGCCCATGACGAGCCGGCAGCCGGTGCCGGAGTTGCCGAAATCCAGCGGCGCTTTGGGCTCCGCGAAGCCCGCGACCCCCACGCCGTTCACCTTCCAGGCGAAATCTCCGGTGCGCTCGACCCTGGCGCCGAGCGCCTGCATGGATTTGGCGGTGTTAAGAACGTCCTCGCCCTCGAGGAGGCCCGAAATCCGCGTCTCTCCGACCGCGAGCGCGCCGAGGATGAGGGCACGGTGGGAGATCGACTTGTCTCCGGGCACCCGTACTTTCCCGGTCAGGGGACCGCTGGCGCGCGATTGGAGCGGCGTCGGCTTGTCGGAATCGGTCAAGTTTGTGTCCTTGGATAGGCCCGAAACGTCCCTGTGGGACTCGCGGGGCAGGTACCACATGGTCTCCCCGCCGTCACGGGCATGTCGTTCTCCCGCAATGCGCTATTGACAGCGGGCCGCCAACTAGCCAAGTGAAGCACCGCTTTTCAGACATTTCCAGGATTCCTCTGCCGTGGCCAAGTCCGAACTCGGAACTAAACGTATTTGCCCGACCACGGGCAAAAAGTTCTATGACCTCAACAAGAATCCGGTGATCTCGCCTTATACCGGTGAAGTCGTGCCGATCGCGCCCATCGCGCCGGCTCGCGCGCCCCGTGGCGCCGAAGCCCGTCATGCAGCCGCTGCCGCCGACGCCACGCCGGAGCCGGCGGAGGTCGAGGAGGTCTCGCTCGAGGAGGCCGATGCCGAGGAGAACACCGGTAAGGTCAAGGCCGTCGTGCCCGAATCCGAGGACGACATCGAAGTCGATGAGACCATCGAGGACGATGACGACGACGATTCGACCTTTATCGCCGACGACGAAGAAGGCGATGAGGACGTGACCGACATCATTGGTGATGTCGGCGGTGACGAAGAGACTTGAGATAATTCCAGAACTGTGGTTCTGGGTCTTTCCCGACGCGTCGCCCAAGGCGCGTCGGACGGTTAAGGGGCCATAGCTCAGCTGGGAGAGCGCTTGCATGGCATGCAAGAGGTCGGCGGTTCGATCCCGCCTGGCTCCACCACGCTTCGCCCTTCGGGCTCCGCGTGGCGCAGCCGCGCACAGCCCGAAGGGCGAAGCGTGGTGTCCGGCGAAGCCCGAAGGGCGAAGACGGACTGGTGAGACTCCCACGCAGCGGCTGCCCAGGCGATAATCGTCAATGTGGTACGTCTACATCCTCCGCAGCATCGAATTTCCCGAGCAGGAATACGTTGGGGCTACGGAAGATCTGAAGCGCCGGATTCCAGAGCACAATGCTGGCAAATCCACCCACACCGCCAAGTTCAAGCCTTGGAAGCTGATCTGGTACTGCGCCTTCCCCGACAAGTACAAGGCGCTCGCTTTTGAAGCGTACCTGAAGTCCCACTCCGGCCGAGCCTTCACAAAGAAGCGGCTGTCCTAAGCACGCCCCCCTACTCCCCGATCACCGCATTCAGCCGATCGCGCAACGCCACAATCTCATCCTTCATCGCGACCAGTTCCGAGACCGAGCAGTCCGAGGCCGCCAGGATCGATTGCGGCACGGCGCGCGCCTTGTCCTTCAAGGCGTGGCCCTGCGGGGTCAATGCGATCAGCACCTGACGTTCGTCCTCGCTCGAGCGCGTGCGCCTGACGAGGTGGGCCGCCTCGAGCCGCTTGAGCAGCGGCGTCAGCGTGCCCGAATCCAGGAACAGCTTTTCGCCGATGTCCTTGACCGGCACGTCGTCGCGCTCCCACAGCACCAGCATCACCAGGTATTGCGGATAGGTCAGGCCGAGCCGGTCCAGCAGCGGCTTGTAGACGCGGTTGAAGGCATGCGCGGCCGAATAGATCGCGAAGCAGATCTGGTTGTCGAGGCGCAGCGGCGCGTCCGCTGCCGAATGTTTCCGGGGCATGGAGAATCTCACAGGACTTGCTTCCATTCTGGGGCCGGCCGTCGCCACATTCAATTGCGAACAATTAAATGTGAGGCGCCATAATTTCAATTGCGCGCAATCTAATTGCTTGCGATAAGGATCGCACCCCACCCGAAAACACAGGGAGACGAAAATGTCAGTGAACGTCCTCTACAAGACCAGCGCAAAGGCCACCGGCGGCCGCGACGGCCATGCTGCGACCCTCGATGGCGCGCTCGACGTCAAGCTCACCACGCCGAAGGAACTCGGCGGCGGAGGTGGCGCCGGCAACAATCCCGAGCAGCTGTTTGCGGCGGGCTATGCCGCCTGCTTCATCGGCGCGATGAAGTTCGTGTCCTCGCAGGGCGGCCCCAAGATTCCGGCCGACGCCTCCGTGACCTCGACCGTCGGCATTGGCCCGCGCGCGGCCGGCGGCTTCGGTCTCGACATCGACCTTGCCGTCTCGCTGCCGGGCCTCGCCCGCGCGGAAGCCGAGGCGCTGGTCGAGAAGGCGCACCAGGTGTGCCCGTATTCCAACGCGACGCGCGGCAATGTCGACGTTCGCCTGACGGTCGTCTGATCGGTTACGTGAAGCGGCTGGCCCGGGATCCCCCTCGGGCCGGCCGTTTCCCTTGATTTGCCATCCCGCGGGATGCGGCGAGAGGCCTGCATGACGCCCTACGCGGGAAGCCATTGCCGGCTCGGACGAACCTCGTTAGGCCTGTGATCAATGTCGACACAGGGGAAGCGAAGGCATGACTGAAGCCGCCGGTTCTGGAGCTGCCACGGGCGCAATGAGCGGCCTGCGCGTCATCGATCTCACGCGCGTGCTCGGCGGTCCCTATTGCACCCAGATTCTCGCTGACCACGGCGCCGACGTGATCAAGGTCGAGCCGCCCGCAGGCGACGAGGTGCGCGACTGGGGCCCTCCCTTCCACGAGGAGGACGCGGCCTATTTCATCGGCATCAACCGCAACAAGCGCTCGATCGGCCTCGACCTCGCCTCCGAGGGCGGCCGGACCGTGCTGCTCAAGATGCTGGAGAGCGCCGACGTCCTGATCGAGAACTTCAAGCCGGGCACGTTGGAGAAATGGGGCATCGGCAACGAGGTGTTGCGCGAGAAATTCCCGCGCCTCGTCCATTGCCGGATCTGCGGCTTCGGCGCCGACGGCCCGCGTGGCGGCAATCCCGGCTATGACGCCATCATCCAGGCCATGACCGGCATGATCGCGGCGACCGGCTCGCCCGAGAGCGGACCGATGCGGATCGGCGTGCCGCTGGTCGACATCGGCACCGGCCTCTATGCGGCGATCGGCATCCTGATGGCGCTGTCGGAGCGTCAGCGCTCGGGCCAGGGCCAGTTCCTGGAGACCACGCTGTACGAGACCGGTCTCGCCATCATGCATCCGCACACCGCGAATTATTTCATGCACGGCAAGCCGCCGGCGCTCACCGGCAACGAGCATCCCAACCTCGTGCCCTATGCGATCTTCCCGACCAAGACCGACAACATCTTCATCGGCGTCGGCAATGACGGCACCTTCCGCAAGCTCGCCAAGGAGATCGGCAAGCCCGAGCTCGGCACCGATCCGCGTTTTGCGCGCAACAAGGACCGCATCGCCAATCGCGAAGCGCTGCGGGCCGAGCTCGCCACCGTGTTCAGCCAGCACGAGGCCGAGCCGCTGTGCAATCGCCTGCTTGCCGCCGGCCTGCCCGCAGGCCCCGTGCAGAAGATCGACCAGGCGTTGACCAACCCGCACACGATCGCCCGCGGCGATATTATCGAGAAGGACTGGTACAAGGGCGTGGCGTCGCCGATCCGGCTCGACCGCAGCAAGCCGAGCCTGCGTCGCCTGCCGCCGAAATTCAGCGAGCACGCGGCCGAGGTGCTCGGCGAATTCGGCTACACCAGGTCCGAGATTGACGCGATGGTGGAGCAGGGCACGGTCTGCGGACCCCAGCGCAAGCGCTGAGATAAGACGAAGATCGAGCCTCACCGTAGGTGCGCTCCCTCGCCCGCTTGCGGGAGAGGGTTGGGGAGAGGGTGTCTCCGCAACGGGACAATCCCCAAGCGGAGAGAGCCCTCACCCGCGCCTTCGGCGCGACCTCTCCCGCAAGCGGGAGCGGTTTTCGAGCCCGCAGCGGCATCGGCGATCTTCCACTGCCATTCCGCGATGACGTCCAATGCCGCACTGCGGCGCGGACGCTCCGTGCAGCGCGAACGGAGGGCGCTGCGCGCGCGGCATTCGCCTATTTGACGGCTTCCCTTTTGCCGCGCTTGCCGCTTTCGTTTCGGCCGCTTACACAGTCATGTGAACGTCATATGGCGCTGCTAGCGCAAGCGATCATTTTTGACGGCCCAAGAGAACGGCCAAGGGAGGTTTACTTGATGGCTCTTAGACACTTTGGAGCGGCTGCCGCTGTTGCACTCACGGTTGGCCTATCGGCCTCACCGGTCTTGGCCGCGACCGAAATCCAGTGGTGGCACGCGATGACCGGCGC containing:
- a CDS encoding GIY-YIG nuclease family protein: MWYVYILRSIEFPEQEYVGATEDLKRRIPEHNAGKSTHTAKFKPWKLIWYCAFPDKYKALAFEAYLKSHSGRAFTKKRLS
- the aroA gene encoding 3-phosphoshikimate 1-carboxyvinyltransferase produces the protein MWYLPRESHRDVSGLSKDTNLTDSDKPTPLQSRASGPLTGKVRVPGDKSISHRALILGALAVGETRISGLLEGEDVLNTAKSMQALGARVERTGDFAWKVNGVGVAGFAEPKAPLDFGNSGTGCRLVMGAVAGCPISAIFDGDASLRSRPMRRILDPLEKMGAKVVSGGEGGRLPLTVQGARDPLPITYKTPVASAQIKSAVLLAGLAAPGATTVIETEASRDHTELMLKHFGAEITSVREGQHGRRITLVGQPELHGANVVVPADPSSAAFPIVAALIVEGSEIVLSDVMTNPLRTGLFTTLREMGASIEESEVRGDAGEPMAKLRVRASKLRGVEVPPERAPSMIDEYLVLAVAAAFAEGTTIMRGLQELRVKESDRLEATAAMLRVNGVKVEVSGDDLIVEGRGHVPGGGVVATHMDHRIAMSALVMGCASDQPVTVDDTAFIATSFPDFIPMMRSLGAEFS
- a CDS encoding organic hydroperoxide resistance protein, with the translated sequence MSVNVLYKTSAKATGGRDGHAATLDGALDVKLTTPKELGGGGGAGNNPEQLFAAGYAACFIGAMKFVSSQGGPKIPADASVTSTVGIGPRAAGGFGLDIDLAVSLPGLARAEAEALVEKAHQVCPYSNATRGNVDVRLTVV
- a CDS encoding TIGR02300 family protein, translated to MAKSELGTKRICPTTGKKFYDLNKNPVISPYTGEVVPIAPIAPARAPRGAEARHAAAAADATPEPAEVEEVSLEEADAEENTGKVKAVVPESEDDIEVDETIEDDDDDDSTFIADDEEGDEDVTDIIGDVGGDEET
- the rpsA gene encoding 30S ribosomal protein S1 — encoded protein: MASTSADTYSPSRDDFAAMLDESFAGGNLQESSVIKGKVVAIEKDMAVIDVGLKTEGRVALREFSGPGRDSELKVGDEVEVFLDRIENALGEAVLSRDKARREESWGKLEKAFQNNEKVNGVIFNQVKGGFTVDLDGAVAFLPRSQVDIRPIRDVAPLMNNSQPFQILKMDRRRGNIVVSRRTVLEETRAEQRQELVQNLEEGQVIDGVVKNITDYGAFVDLGGIDGLLHVTDIAWRRVNHPTEVLSIGQTVKVKIIKINHETHRISLGMKQLLDDPWQGIEAKYPLGARFTGRVTNITDYGAFVELEPGIEGLIHVSEMSWTKKNMHPGKIVSTSQEVEVQVLEVDSVKRRISLGLKQTMRNPWEVFVEGHPTGSTVEGEVKNKTEFGLFLGLEGDVDGMVHLSDLDWKQPGEQVIDNYKKGDMVKAVVLDVDVEKERISLGIKQLEGDPFAEPGDVKKGAVVTCEVIDVKESGIEVKITGTDFTTFVKRSELARDRNDQRAERFAVGEKVDARVIQFDKKARKVQVSIKALEVAEEKEAIAQYGSSDSGATLGDILGTALKNRDTK
- a CDS encoding MarR family winged helix-turn-helix transcriptional regulator produces the protein MPRKHSAADAPLRLDNQICFAIYSAAHAFNRVYKPLLDRLGLTYPQYLVMLVLWERDDVPVKDIGEKLFLDSGTLTPLLKRLEAAHLVRRTRSSEDERQVLIALTPQGHALKDKARAVPQSILAASDCSVSELVAMKDEIVALRDRLNAVIGE
- the cmk gene encoding (d)CMP kinase, with translation MIIAIDGPAASGKGTLGKRLAHHYGYRHLDTGVIYRAVAYSLMQSGHDLRDEAAAVAAALELDPEKFGNPALKTQKAGEGASIVSAIPRVREALINFQRQFAADPPGAVLDGRDIGTVICPHADVKIFVVADPKVRARRRTMEAKARGEEADEAAVLADIIQRDERDKNRAIAPLKPAADAYLLDNSQLDIEGGVRAAIDIIEAVRAGRSRG
- a CDS encoding CaiB/BaiF CoA-transferase family protein, producing the protein MTEAAGSGAATGAMSGLRVIDLTRVLGGPYCTQILADHGADVIKVEPPAGDEVRDWGPPFHEEDAAYFIGINRNKRSIGLDLASEGGRTVLLKMLESADVLIENFKPGTLEKWGIGNEVLREKFPRLVHCRICGFGADGPRGGNPGYDAIIQAMTGMIAATGSPESGPMRIGVPLVDIGTGLYAAIGILMALSERQRSGQGQFLETTLYETGLAIMHPHTANYFMHGKPPALTGNEHPNLVPYAIFPTKTDNIFIGVGNDGTFRKLAKEIGKPELGTDPRFARNKDRIANREALRAELATVFSQHEAEPLCNRLLAAGLPAGPVQKIDQALTNPHTIARGDIIEKDWYKGVASPIRLDRSKPSLRRLPPKFSEHAAEVLGEFGYTRSEIDAMVEQGTVCGPQRKR